In Gammaproteobacteria bacterium, the DNA window CCATCGAGATCCGGCAGGGCGAAGTCAAGGCGCGGGAGTTCATCATTCCGGCGGGCGCCGAGCTGATCGCGAAGCACGGCGAACAGGTCATGCCCGGACAGACCATCGCCAAGATCAGCCGCGAGGTCTACAAGACCCGCGACATTACCGGCGGACTCCCGCGCGTGGCCGAGCTGTTCGAGGCCCGCCGGCCCAAGGATCCCGCCGTGATCGCCGAGATCGAGGGACGGGTCAGCTTCGGGGACATCAAGCGCGGAAAGCGCAAGGTGGTGGTCACGCCCGAGCACGGAGATCCCCGCGAATACGACGTTCCGGTCGCAAAGCACCTGCGCGCCCACGAGGGCGACCTGGTGCACGCCGGAGACCGGATCTCGGAAGGCCCGATCAACCCGCACGACATCCTGCGCGTGAAGGGTCCCCGCGCGGTTCAGGAGTACCTCCTCAACGAAATCCAGGAGGTGTATCGGCTGCAGGGGGTCAGAATCAACGACAAGCACATCGCCGTCATCGTGCGGCAGATGCTCAAGAAGGTCCGCGTCACCGACTCCGGGGACACCACGTTCCTCGAAGGCGAGAGCGTGGATCGAGCCGAGTTTCTCGCGGTCAACGAGGAGTTGCCGGAGGAAGGGAGGACCGCGCGCTCCGAGCCGCTCCTGCTGGGCATCACGAAGGCCAGCCTCACGACCGAGTCCTTCATCTCCGCGGCTTCCTTCCAGGAGACCACGCGGGTGCTGACGGACGCAGCGGTCAGGGGCGCCCGCGACCACCTCAAGGGGCTGAAGGAAAACATCATCATCGGCCACCTGATTCCGGCGGGCACCGGCATCCACCGGTACCAGCACGTCGAGTTCATGGTCGAACAGCAGTTCTACGACGAAGAGATCCTGCCCCTGGCGGAGCCGGAGGGCCTGCTGGCCGGGTTCACCGCGGAGGAGACGGCGCTCGAGTAGCCCACGGCGCGGCGGTGTGTCCGGCGTTGACACGGGCGGGAACGCTTTCGTATCTTTGAAAGCTGCACAGGAGATGCCTGATGGCTCTCCGGGAGTCCTCCCGGACATGTCCGGGAGGGCCGTGTGGCCGGAAGCAAGCGCTCGTCGTCACGCGGAAACGCCCGACTGCTGAAACCAATCGTATGCCGACCATCAACCAGCTCGTGCGCAAGGGTCGCCGGTCCGTTCGGAAGAAGAACAAATCGCCGGCCCTCCAGAAGAACCCTCAGAAACGGGGCGTTTGCACCCGTGTGTACACCACGACCCCCAAGAAGCCCAACTCGGCGCTGCGCAAGGTCGCGCGCGTCAGGCTGACCAACGGGTACGAGGTGACTTCGTACATCGGTGGCGAAGGACACAACCTCCAGGAGCACTCCATCGTGCTCATTCGGGGAGGCCGGGTGAGGGACCTGCCCGGAGTGCGCTACCACGTCGTGCGCGGCACGCTGGACACTTCGGGAGTGGGCGACCGCCGCCGGGGCCGGTCGAAGTACGGAACCAAGGAACCCAGGTAGGTCATGAGCCGCCGCACGCGCGCCGAAAAGAGGGAGATCGCGGGGGATCCGCGCTACGAGTCGGTTGTGGCCCAGAAGTTCATCAACGGCTTGATGCTGGACGGCAAGAAGTCCACCGCGGAGAGCATTTTCTACGACGCCCTCACGGTAGTCGAGGAGCGTTCGGGACAACCCGGCCTGGGAGTGTTCAACCAGGCCCTGAACAACGCCAAGCCTGCCGTCGAGGTGAAGAGCAGGCGGGTCGGAGGCGCCACATACCAGGTGCCGATCGAAGTCCGCCCCGAGCGACGCCAGGCGCTGGCCATAAAGTGGATGATCGACTTTTCCCGCAAGCGGGGAGAGCGGTCGATGGCGGGTCGTCTCGCGGCCGATATTCTGGCCGCGAGCCGAAACGAGGGAAGCACGATAAAGAAGAAGGAAGACACGCACCGGATGGCAGAAGCCAACAAGGCGTTCGCCCACTATCGCTGGTAGCCGTTTCCCAGCTGCGGCGCGCAGGCTGGCGCCGGGGTAGCGGGGGTTTCCGAAGGTCCGACCCTCGCGGCACAAGGCAGGCGGCTTCCAACCGGCAGGTGGGTTGGCCCGGCCGAATCTGCACTCGTGGCCTCGGAGTTCCTGCGCTTTTTTTGCGTACCGACGACAGAAACACAGGATTTGAAGGAATACATCGGATGCCCAGGCATACACCGCTAGAGCGTCTGCGCAACATCGGCATCATGGCGCATATCGACGCGGGCAAGACCACCACCACCGAGCGGGTTCTGTTCTATACCGGCCGGGTCCACCGCATGGGCGAGGTGCATGAGGGTGCGGCCACCATGGACTGGATGGAACAGGAGCAGGAGCGGGGGATCACGATCACCTCCGCCGCCACGACCTGCGCGTGGCTGCGCAACGGCTCCACCTTCCGCATCAACATCATCGACACCCCCGGGCACGTCGACTTCACGGCCGAGGTCGAGCGTTCGCTGCGGGTTCTGGACGGAGCCATCGCGGTGTTCTGCGCGGTGGGAGGGGTCGAGCCCCAGTCGGAAACGGTATGGCGCCAGGCCGACCGGTATCGCGTGCCCCGCATTGCGTTCGTCAACAAGATGGACCGCGTCGGGGCCGACTTCGAGCAGGTCGTCACGATGATGCGCGAACGCCTCGGAGCCAACGCCCACCCGGTGCAGTATCCGCTCGGCGAGGGCGAGCTCTTCACCGGCGTCGTGGACATCATGACCCGGAGGTCGATCATCTACGAGGACGACCTGGGTTCGCGCTTCAGCTACGGGCCGGTGCCGGACTCGATGGCGGAGGTGATCGCCGCATGCCGGCACGAACTCATCGAGGCCGCGGTCGAGCACGACGACGAGTTGCTGGAGAAGTACCTTGCGGGCGAGGAACTCACCGAGGAG includes these proteins:
- the rpsG gene encoding 30S ribosomal protein S7, coding for MSRRTRAEKREIAGDPRYESVVAQKFINGLMLDGKKSTAESIFYDALTVVEERSGQPGLGVFNQALNNAKPAVEVKSRRVGGATYQVPIEVRPERRQALAIKWMIDFSRKRGERSMAGRLAADILAASRNEGSTIKKKEDTHRMAEANKAFAHYRW
- the rpsL gene encoding 30S ribosomal protein S12, producing MPTINQLVRKGRRSVRKKNKSPALQKNPQKRGVCTRVYTTTPKKPNSALRKVARVRLTNGYEVTSYIGGEGHNLQEHSIVLIRGGRVRDLPGVRYHVVRGTLDTSGVGDRRRGRSKYGTKEPR